TACCCTTCTTGTCAAATCATTATCTCGGAGCAGGTACTATGAACTTCTCAGAACCTCCCGCCAGAGCAGGAAGGCTTATCATGATGTCCTTGCTGCAGCCCGGCCGTATCGTCCTCGTTATGCGGTTCACTACCTCGCCGTTGTCGTCAAACACTTCCGCCCGAAGCTCGAACTCCGGCCCGACCGCACTCCTCACATCACGCTCGCGCGCCATGAGCTCCGCAGCTTCCCCGCCGTTCACGCTTACGTTCACCTGCGCAAGTGCCGCGTAGTCCCCGAGCGTCTTGTTGTCCAGAAAGACCCTGTGTTCCCTGCCTATCCAGAACATCCAGAAGCCCAGCCCGCACAGTGCCGCAATCAGTATCAGCCTCTGAAGCCACCTGAACAGGAAGCGGAAGAACCCTATGTCCCTCAGCAGGTACAGCAGGACGAACAGGATTGCTATTCCGCAGGCCGTGTACAGCTCCGGCTTCTGCCAGAACATCGTCATGAACTCGTTAAGGTACTCCTCGAACATTACGCTTCGCCTCCTTTGTTCCCGCGAAGACTTCTCCTCGAGGCCTCGCGTTCGCGGTTGCGCCTCCATGCGTGAAGAACCAGCGAGATTGCTATTATCCCGTACGACACGAACACCCGGAAGTATTCGCCGATCTGCGCATCACCGACAAGGTTCTTGCCCGCCACAGGCGCGACGATGAACATCAGGTGGAACAGAATCACTCCCACAAAGACATTTGCGATGCTGGCATGTGAGACGCTCGCCCCGCCGATGAGCAGTGCCGCGATTGAGAACATTCCAGTCTGGTCGTGGCTGTTGTAGGTGTTGAGAGTTCCCATGTTCTGTAGGTAGATTATCTGCCCGTAGCACGCAAGCACCGTCGAGATAATGATTGCGATGATTCGCGTCCTGTTCACGGCGATTCCTGCACTGTCTGCCACTGCCTGGTTCTGGCCGATTGCCCGCATGTCTTGGCCGAGCTTCGTCTTCTTGAACCACACAATGAACGCGCAGAACAGAGCAATAACGATAAGCGTTCCCAGAGGAATCCTGATTGAGGCCTTCAGGAACGGAAGGTGCATCACGAAGAATGAATTGACTCCCTGCATGTTCATGAAGTTCTTTGCGCCGTCAGTACCTGCAATAATTGTCGGTATCAGGTTGTCG
Above is a genomic segment from Synergistaceae bacterium containing:
- a CDS encoding ABC transporter permease, producing the protein MVRKLFDIIARNAVPAVFIIISAFAIPLSGYSAEYLVQELLTRIGRNSFLILSLLIPIMAGMGLNFGMVLGAMAGQIGLLFIYDWGVVGIPGMILACLIGTPIAIVLGIFCGAVLNRAKGREMVTSYILGFFINGVYQMVVLYLMGWVIPITNPTLLLSRGYGVRNAVSLVGIRGVLDNLIPTIIAGTDGAKNFMNMQGVNSFFVMHLPFLKASIRIPLGTLIVIALFCAFIVWFKKTKLGQDMRAIGQNQAVADSAGIAVNRTRIIAIIISTVLACYGQIIYLQNMGTLNTYNSHDQTGMFSIAALLIGGASVSHASIANVFVGVILFHLMFIVAPVAGKNLVGDAQIGEYFRVFVSYGIIAISLVLHAWRRNREREASRRSLRGNKGGEA